The genomic segment TGATACAGTGTAAATCAAAGGGCTGTGTGTAAGTTTTTATAGGTTGCTTCTCATAATACCACGTGTCCAAATCAGGGTAGGGGTataacaaatttatttattatttattgtggATTTGTTGTATTATGGATTATTATATGCATAGAATGAAATGatcttattgtttaatttatgatttttttttgtttattttgagtttgtttaatgatttatatttgtGAAGCTtattaaaaaatgttttatataattgataaatattttaaatttgagatttatttaatctcattatttgttatttgtaaataaatttatatacatatatcaaatgattttaaaaaaatagtgatAATTACAAAATGATACACTAAAATAAATCATTATCAATACATACTTGTATCAatagaaaatttatatatatccaCCTGTACGATACTAACTACCTTAATCGTTAAAATCCAACTAcaagaaataattttattttgttttttctcgAACTTATTGTTTTTGAATCCCTAAACCTACATCTATCCGTGAAAAAGTTTATACAACTTAACACTATTTTAGCTAAGACCTTTCACCTCTTAAATTTAATAcgaataacaatattatcaataATTACAACGATAGATGTCAATATGGTATTGGTGTCGGCCATATTCCATATTGTTCTAAAGTAATGCTTCATCCCTATCAAAATTTTGATGTGTTTTgaatagggatttaattgagtGGAGTTGAATACTAATAAGTTtgagtttaatttaaaatttgaagtatGAGATTCAGTTTGAGTtcaattgaatatttatttttaagtactCGACCTCAAGTTCGATTAAGCTTGTATATCAACTTATGTATATTTAAGCCTGAAGTTGAGTTCAATTAAACTTGTATGTATTCAAGCTCAATTTCAAATTCGACTTGATAATTAAACTTaaggttaataatattatattaaggGTATTGagtaacataatttaaaaatgaaaagctCAATAAGATCCATGAATTATTTAAGTCAAGTATTACTAAGTTCAAATCTAACTCAATTAGTACGCGGTCTGTTTGAGCTTAAACTTAGCTTGATAATTACTATTATACCCCCACCACAACACAACATCGGCAAGCTGTTGAACATTTCACAAATGACCCTCTGCGTGGAACAGTCTGCATACAACCCTCCATTAGGAATTGTCTACAAGCAACTCTTCACAAATTTTGTTTGAGTTAATCTATAGGCAGTTCACTACAAACCCATCACTGAGACCATCAAAGCATAATGTCTCTTACTACCCCAAGGACGAGAATATCAAAGTAGGACCGCACATTATATTCCATAGAGACAACTGATCTGCAACGGCCTTGTCACTTGGTTAACCTTCACAACATATAGAGCATTATACTGTGAGTTATGTGGCACTATAGGACAAGAGATGACCCCATATATAATCCTGGGTGCATGAGGAACTAGGGATTGGCCCCTTTCCTTAGCAATACACAACAACACTAGAGCATTTTTCTTCTCCTCGTAACATTGGCTCTCCACTTGTCATAGGTGACTGACACTCTTTTCATTGTCCTTCCCTCTTAACATCGATTTTTTGTTTGTCACAGGTGAATTGGTACTCCTCTTTACCATCCTCCCTTCCTTCCTAAAATCGATTCTTCACTTTTCACAAATAActcatatcaacaataattaaatattgacaCGTGATTTACATCCTTAATTTTAACTGTATTAATTCAACTCGACTAACACGGAATACGTACCTACCCACcagtaattaaaaaaacaaaacacataaaaatcaacacatacgactttaaaaaaaacaaaaaaacaatacCAGTAATTAAACTCAGCCTTAACTTCCAACTATCAACGACTTATAAGCCGAAGTCCACTCCACGTTAATGCTCCCACCAGTCAAATTCACCGTCCATTTATTGACAAGGCCCCCCTTCGCCGCCTTGTTTTTTCAAACTCTTCGACCCTTCCAGGTtcctcaaaaaataaaaacacaacaCTTATACAAAAAACCACCCTTAGTCCTCCAACATTCCCCTCATGGCTTCTCTCAATTCCCTTCCCTTCATTGCAATCTTCCTTGTTCTTCATCTTAGCATTGCTAAATCCGACTTTTTATCACCCCTTTTCCCACCTATCTTTGGTTCGTCACTTACTtccctttttttcaaattttaatccttttttttctttttctgattgGTTTCTGAGATCCTTGGGTCTTTTTATAACTTGGGTTTTTCTTAATTAAGATTTTTTAGTGAGGTTTAATCAtgtatttgggttttttttgttcTTCCCTTTTTGTTGCAGATGATGTATGCAAAGAAGTGCATTGTGGAAAAGGAAAATGCAAGCCTTCATCAAATGGAACACTCCCTTATACTTGTGAATGCGATATTGGTTGGAAACAAACAGCTGCTGATCATGATGATCATCCCAAGTTTCTCCCTTGCATTTTTCCCAATTGTAAATAACCCCTCTGCTTgcttttctctttacttttttAAGCCTAATCGTCACCTTTAATTGTTACCTGTTTTAGTTCCTACAAGTTATTTATGTATTGGTTATGCTTTCTATGTATATAATATCAAATCATGAATCCTCTCTGGCTTTGGCATTAATTTGATGATGTTATGCAAGGGAAATCTTGATAATTTGTGGAAATTACGAAGTGGTCTTTGGGGTAGTATTGGGAACtctattagactaaattgaaccATTGATTAATCCCGCCTCCATCATGTGAAGCAGATTGTGTTGTTGTTTTTAAGCCTTTTTGGTAGCAGTAGTTTTTGTTTTAGAAGCCAATGAGACCTTGGTTGTGTTAGCAAGGCATTGAGCGCCCATGTTCTAGTGGCCGTGTTGAAAATTATGCTTGGGATAGTTCAATTTAGAGCTCTTAATGATTGGTTTTGATTGGAACTATTGACAGTTGGATTGTTGGTACGGGGTTGTGATCGATTAATTTGTGGATTTCAGGTACGCTTGATGCTTCTTGTGCAGCTGCTCCTTCTCCTGTGCAAGAAAAGGAAGCCAAAGCAAATCGATCTATTTTTGATAGTAAGCTTTGTACTATTTTAAGCTTTGGATTTGGTCATTTTATGTTCTTTTCTTCTTAATGTTAATGCACTTGTTCATGGTTTAACAGTCTGCCGTTGGACTAATTGCGGTGGTGGATCATGCAACAAGACATCACCGTTTACGTATGACTGCAAATGTTCAGAGGGTTATTTTAATCTTCTTAATGTCTCTGTCTTCCCGTGCTACAGAGAATGTAAGAACACATAGGCTCCCAGTTTTAGTGTAGCATCGATAATGGTGGTTAAGTAGTATATGCTAAATGAGTTTGAACTTTGTGAACTTTAAGGTGCGATTGGACTGGATTGTGCAAACCTTGGGATCACCACGTCGAATAAATCTACTTCCGCAACACCATCATCGTCCCAAAACAATGCGAATAGAGGTAAAAACCGAGCACATAAATCTGTGTCCTTCTTTGGTTTGACTAAAGGAAAAACAGCATGCTATGACATTGTCAACCGAAAAATAAAACCCGATATTACTCCggctttcatttttcttaaagtactCATATCATGAAAGAAAATAACATCTTTCTATTTCTTCTCTCAGCTGGGTCGAAGCTGCTAGAGAATTGTCAATGGGTGATAATGTTGGTATTGTTGCTGGTTATGGTAgtttgatttgtatatatataaagccGATGCTCGGAGTTTCGTGTTCCATGGATAGCGCAATTCGAGCATGAAGACGATGCAATATTTGTATGTaaattttcatatcatatcaataaactAGCCATTTTAGGAAGAAGGAATCTTTTATAGTTAGTAATTTTGCCTTTATGTTATAGGAAATTTGTAGATGGATTTCCACATAGGGTtatattatttcttattatggcatttatgacatttttcattgtttttctttattttttttgtaatttatagcTAAGGATCCaagcatattttttttaatatcatttttaaggTCGACTGTATAAATCAATTAAGTTACACTTGGGATTTCTTGATTTAAAAGGTAAAATCTTGTTGTATATTATAGGGTAATCGACCTATTCATGGTTTAGATGGTTCCACAAATTGGGCTTTGGATAAGTCAGGTCTGAACTGAATTCAAACtaaagaattagaaaaatattattataatatatattacggTATAAAAATGGACCGTCGGACAAGATGGGTTTAATTTTGGTCTAAAcattaaaaagagaaaattttgaattggGCCCTGTCTCAATTCGGCCCATTGGCTAGTCTATTGTATTATGGCTGTGTCTCTCAATCAGACTATATTTGTGCCCATTTGTATTTTTTAAGGACAATATACTGAGTTTAATTTTTTGATATTTAatatagtatttttatttttttaatttaaaatttaatcatcatttaaatttttttatcccaattaaatatctatattttttattagagcacatatattaaatatttatcggtcacaaaaatataattagatttaagaattgaattgaaaattaaacttaaatttaagtacttaattgaaaaaaatattaaattgagcaAAATTTAGAtatgttaactttttttttcttaatattaaattattttaaagaaacTTTTGGGATGATTGATTGGAGAAGTAATGAATTAGGACAGCAGACTGAACAAACATCCCAATCTGTCACAAAACCCTAATCACTAGTATCCCTCCACCTTGTCATTCATCTTCAACTCTTCAATCCCATCAAATCTCCtatcaattcacaatttaaaacatttaatttttttattatatcataATTTCGGTATACCAAAATAATTAATACaacataatttatttgattattaaatCTAATTTTGCCCTTTCCCATTTTATGTGTTGGCATTAATTATGGgtatatttgtttttaattaaaaattacatttattaataaatttatattttattcacctaactttaaaaagttacctaataaattttgaattatataaaaatttttatttaaattactgaactatttaaaattcgaaaatttttatttaaatcactggtatattatttttaaaagtttggtTAAATGATGTCTCAACGACGATTCGATGATCGAAATCTACCAGTGGATAACAATCTTAAATTCAAGTCAATTTAACTATcattgttaaatattaaaaaatatttaaattttgattcgtAAATTTATAAcgtttaaaattatttcattaaaaaattaaactgtagaagaaatgaaaattgaaaattttcggTTGGTAATCGACATTACAACAACgagtttaataatttaattccttaaataaacacttttaaatattttaatgatggtttttaatttttttaaaatttaatttataaaacgtaagtatgtttttctttttcaaaattttcataccatTGTTTACTTTCACGAAATTCCGAGAGAAGGAGAGTTGACAGTGCTGGCTATATTTATGAGTAAAGAGAAATTGAATTTAGTCTTTGGAAATTGGAGCCGCCAATCACCCTTCTCCTTCTCTTCACTCTCACATCTAATGTCACAATTTGTCtctcttttaattaattattgtacTGTAATTAGGTGTACTTTTTTTTGGAGTAGGTGTAATATATATGATAGGGTAAACTATACCTGGTCACTTTTATTTACCTTAGGTTTCgctttagtcacttatgtttgaaatgttacgttttagtcatttacgttatcatgttgtaacattttagtcactgagttaTTAATCGTCGTTAatagtgtaacggtaagctgatgtggcacgttaaatcatcatttcaaacaaaattttaggttaaattatacaattgatccccatatttttttcgttttaagtaatttaatttttttcttttatgttctttaaactttcctcttttttttcattctcttttgtttctccctctgttttcatacctttcccatttcttttaacatattaggAAGTCGAATTGGCAATGAAAAAAGAAGTAGGAAGTCGACTATCATCATttgcctataaccaaaacccataaacccataCCATGCTTCTTTTTTCACTACCAATTCAACTTCTTggtatgttaaaataaataaagaaggtagaaaaacagagggagaagtagaagagaatggaaaaaaaaagaaaaaaaaaagaaagaaagttaaaagaacataaaaaaaattaaattgatcaaaacgaaaaattatggggaccaattgtataatttaacctaaaatttttatttgaaatgataatttaacgtgtcacgtcagcttaccattacaccattaacgacaattaatagctcagtgactaaaatgtaacatttcaaacataagtgactgaaatgtaacttaaggtaaacaaaagtgaccatgtgTATAGTTTACCCTATATGATATAATAATCGACTAATACCCTATATTTGGTCACTTAATTTGtgtacatgtaaataaatatcttaAATTTATAAAGTTAGTAGGTCAAAGAAACAGGGTGTCAAAAGAGAacacaaaagaaaggaaaaataattagaatttatagtaatttttatctattttaaaaagttttaaactaaattattaataatacgaTTGATtctaaaattcaaataattacatataaaataaatgCTTTTCTTTTCGAAGTAAAGAAatgcttttttatttaaaaaagaaaaagaaaaaacatactTTCAAGCCTTTTGGTCAGAATATGAAATCAAAAGAGGGGACGATGACGCCAGCCAACCTCGCCCACACCCAATTTTCCCGCTAAGAATTACCTTTTACTTAAGGTGATTCTGATGAGATTAAAAGTAAGTcttatttccaaaattaacccttaaattgtactatttttacattttggtatactttttaaaaaactggcagatatcaatttagtccaattttacTTAAAAAGTATAAGACATTCAATAAAAGCATGTTGTATGACATGTTTTTATTGGTTGATATATTGTTttaaggtaaaataaaataaaacattattgatAGTTTAAgtactattttaaaaaaaattaaatatttatgtgaaAATATGGTATAATTTaagagtaattttatatttaataatataaagtaatatttagtctttaaacttataattttttcaGTTTTGTCCCTAATTTTTTATCCATATTATTCTCGAAATTTAGTAGTTTTTCTCGATTTTATCCTTAAACATTAATTTCGATACGATTTGATGACGTGATACTTTGATATTATACTACGTCATTACCTAAGttttttaactttataatttttaaattttaagtgattacgtgataaaatttcaaaatatcaagggcacgtttggttcgctgtattggattagaggtgtattggattagaggtgtattggattataggtgtaatggaatagatgtgtaatagcaaatcaactgtttggttgaatgtaatggaataaaggcgtaatagtaaaactgtgtttggttgaatgtaatagaggtgtaatagcataatggagaaaactaaaatgaccagaatacccttagcataaatttgttttggtaaatgattattgttattgttatttaaattttaataagattatttattatcaaaaataaataatttaatcatatttaaacataattattatttaatatattttaattaaaatatataatttaataaaattcttaataattagcagaaatttgttttggtaaattattttatttaaattttaataagattattaatatcaataataaataatttaatcatatttaaatataattattattaaatatattttaattaaaatatataatttaataaagttcttaataattaatattcttatatgaatttactcaaatcataatatatgatactgtaaaatataaattaaaataataattattaaatatattataattaaaatatataatttaataaaattcttaataattaatagtcttatatgaatttactcaaatcataatatatgatactataaaagaaaatttgaaataattaatattaaatatattttaattaaaatatattatttaataaaatttaaaataattataactaataaattatattttatgaatttgtataatttaaaataataattattacatataatttaattattacatataaaattagtttaattaaggtaacctaagtttaaaacaaataaaataaagaatgaggATTTGGTTTAGTGTATTAAGTATATCTATTTTGTTGACAAATCTAAACTAAGCTTTTTCTAATGACTAGATCGAAAGGGTGAAGAACCCCAATAAACAAGAACAAGTATAACTATTGTTTTCTATGTCACTGTGATCTTCTAATGCAATCCTATAACTAGGAAGAACCGCATATCATTGGTCGGATTGCGGCTTTGAGATCATCGTAAAATCTTTGCTCCGAAAATCTGCTAGCTCTTCTCCTTGCTGCTGTAGCTATCTTGAGTCTTTCAGACTCGGGCATCTTCACGATTTTCAGGACTGCATCTGCATATTCTTCTAAATTTTGAGCAAGAAATCCTGTTTGTGTCCATATTCATCTAAAACAATGTCCATTTTCGGGCCAGCAGAATTATGAGCTGAGGGGAGTCGAGCAAAAtgaatatcattttaaaaacatttttaaaatggaaaacaaaagtaGCTCGAATCAGAAATTATAATATCAGTTGCCATGCTAGCTCACCTATAGGTATGGCTCCTGCAGACATGTACTCTACAACACTAATGCAAACTGTAAACTGGTAAGAAATCACAGCCATGTACTCCTGCAGCCATGTACTCCTGCAGCTCCTgagttaaaaaaatcaaactgTAAAGAATTTCTAGAACTAATCAAGGTTCCAAAACTGAAACACCGGAACCATTAAAATTTAGCTTGAAGGTCTATGTAAGTATGTGCACCTTCTCGGGACGAAATTGTGCAACAGATATGATTTTTGGAGTTTCCACCGACCTTTCCAAATGAAGTGCCTGTTTCAGATGTAAACTGGTAAGAAATCACAGATGAATgacactaaaaaatataaaatgcacTATGATTGGTGATGAATAACAAGAAACATAACCTAAAGTCCTGAAGTATCACAAGGTGGATAAACTCGCTTAATGCAGTTAGGAATACCCCAAAGCTTCTCGATGTGAGACTGAGTCCATGAAGAGTTGACCATTACAAGATGTGCACAAGATCCCACCATTACAAAATGTGTTTGGAAGGACTTGTTAAATAGACTTGTTGTATATACTTGTTGGCATAAATTGTGAGACAAAAATGTATGAACAAATCCAAGAACAATACTCAGTCTTAATGTTCCCCAAACCCCTAATTCATATATAGATCTAAGCTATTAGGGGGAAATCCTAGTCTTACAATGTTTATGGCATTTGTTTCAGATACATAACCATCCTTGTCGAGCATGATTGCATCATTGGCATTCGCATTATTCCCTTCTATCTGCATTGGACCACACAAATCATTTTTTTCCCAAGAGATAGTTTAACAAAAATGCATATCTGGCATTAGTCTGAGAAACATAATCTCCACCATAACACAGGAAAATATACAGGTCATATCATCCATCATGGTTTACACCCTTAacccaaacaaaacaaaaatatccAAGCCTAGAGAGAAAGGTCTACTGAAGTTTTCAGGTAAGAAAATCAGAAACTAAATACAGTTGTTATCTTGCGAAATTTGATTAATCAGTTGATGATACTATCAGAAGCATTTAAAGATAGTAAGCCGTCAAATTGAGAACAATACTTGCTCGAATAGCATGAAAGAATGAAAACAACATTCAAATCATAGATCAGATATTAGAACATCATCTACTCTCAGCTTTATcgtaaaatcaaatgaaagtccTGCATTGGACAACCTTTGCCAGTATGTTGTTAGAACATATTTTTTATGCTTCATGATTAAAGATTTTGCCTGATCATTCATACACAACAATCAGTGTTCATTTATCAGTGGGTTTGTAATTTGTTTACTACTCTTTGTTTAACACAACTTGCATGGCAGATAGGTAAGACCAAAGTTTTCCTTAGAGCTGGGGTTTATTGAGaaggaaaaagatggagaaatgcatttttattgtatttaacaGTAGAGAAGCACCGCACTGCACAATTTCTTAAGGGTGGGGGTGTCGGATTTTCTTTTAAACAGAAATTATTTCGATAGAACAGATTTCATAACTCACATCCTATTATCAGCCCAATATATACATATTACTGCTTATAATATCTCCAACTTTATCATgattattcaattaattttttttttaaaataaacaattgaTTCAACTATCAGAAATAAACAACCTATGCTTCTCATGCAATGAAGATGATGATTTATAACCCTCTCTAATCATGCTTCAGAAAAGACAAGCAAATCAGCATGCAAAGCACCCACAATCCAAGGCAAAGAcagaaaactaaaatgaaaagttcatCCATACCTCACGCCAAGATCGAGAGAACCTAATGAAGCAGTGGCTTTCAAACGTGCTGCAACAAATGAAAGGGAAAAAACGATCGACAGAGAAAATCGATAAAGGCAGACGAGGAGAAATTATGAGGACAgaagaggagagggtcgggta from the Gossypium hirsutum isolate 1008001.06 chromosome D09, Gossypium_hirsutum_v2.1, whole genome shotgun sequence genome contains:
- the LOC107929030 gene encoding uncharacterized protein — translated: MASLNSLPFIAIFLVLHLSIAKSDFLSPLFPPIFDDVCKEVHCGKGKCKPSSNGTLPYTCECDIGWKQTAADHDDHPKFLPCIFPNCTLDASCAAAPSPVQEKEAKANRSIFDICRWTNCGGGSCNKTSPFTYDCKCSEGYFNLLNVSVFPCYRECAIGLDCANLGITTSNKSTSATPSSSQNNANRAGSKLLENCQWVIMLVLLLVMVV